In Syntrophales bacterium, the genomic stretch CTGATCTTTCGGCACACGAAGATGTGGGCTTCCAGGTTGTCTCCAGGCAGGCCGTCCGTTTCCGCGTCCAGCATCGCTTCGTGCAGCAGCCCCGCGTAATCCGGCGCCGTGACGGAGGCGACGGCCGTCGCCCGGCCGTTTTCCGTCTCCGCCGTCTCGATGGTGAAGGAGACGCTGGGGGCGATCAGACCGGCGACCAGTCCGCTCCCCAGGGAGCGGCGCGCCCTGTACTCGGCCTGGGACTCCCGGGTGCGATCGGCCGCGGAGAGGAGTTGGTATGCCTCTTCCGTGCGACCGCTGATGAGGGCGTTCAGGTAATTGGCCAGGGTCTCCCCGGCTGTCGCATCCCTCCCCCTCCTGACGAGGAGGACGGTGAACAGCGCAAGCATCGTCGCCAGAATGACCAGTGACAGCATGGATCACCTCGCCTGTCTGCTGCGGGAAACAGTCCCGCCGATCGTTCCAAAAGTGTCAACGGCCGTCAGGACAGCCACGTTGTGATGCTGTCCACGGACTCCCGGGTGCTTTCCAGCCGGTTGGCGGGAAAGCCCGGGTTGGGATAGCCGATGGCGATGGCAATCACGATCATGTCCGCATCGGGGATCCCGCAGTGTTTCCTCACCACGTCCGGGTACATCACGCCCTGGTCCTCGATGCAGGTCCCCAGACCGTATTCCAGCGCCGCCAGGCAGATGTTCTGCATGACGGCCCCCATGTCGAGAATGGGGGAACCTTCCATCAGCGCCCGGTCGGTCAGGAGAATGACGGCGGCCGGCGCGTCAAAGAACCGAAACCCCCGCTCGATCCAGCGGGCCCTCTCCTCCCTGTCCTCCCGCTTGATCCCCATCAGCTGGAACAGCTGCATGGCCAGCTCCACCTGGCGCCGGCGATATACGCTGTCCTGGGACCATCCGACGATCAGGTGCTCCTCCCCGGGCATGATTCCCGCCCTCAGCCTCTCGATGTTCTCCCGCTTGATCTCCTCCAGTGTCCTGCCGGTTACGACCAGGAATTTCCATGGCTGCGTGTTCATGGCCGACGGTGCGCGGCAGGCCAGGTCCAGGATATCCCTCAGGATGTCTCCAGGAACCGGGTCGGGTTTAAAGTCGCGGATGCTCTTGCGCTTTCGGATCGCCTCCGAAACGTTCATGACGAACCTCCTTGGATTACGGGATCGACTGCTGATTCAAGACTTCCCCCGAATGGGGCACCGCTCCGGGACCATCGCCCCGGTCATCCTCCCGGGACCATCCCCGCAGGCTTCCCTTGTTCAAGCCATAAAACCGGACACGGTTCCGGTGTACCGAAGGTGGATCCGGAACCGCTGCGGAGCCAGGGACGGCTCCTGGAACAGAGGGACAAGTCGTGCTGCAAGGTTCACGATGATCAGGCGTGGCCCGGATTCCAGTCGAGCCATGCCGGATTTCCCTTATGCGAACGGACGTCCGAGCTCGGCCCGGATGGCCATTCCGATCTTTTCCATCAGGTAGGGCTTCCTGACGTAGATGCCCGCTCCCAGCCGCTGGGCCTCCTTCACCCGGTCCGTCTCCGAAAATCCGCTGACCAGGATCGCTTTCTGCCCCGGATGGAGCTCCAGGATCCTCCGGTAGGTTTCCAGGCCGTCGATCCCCGGATCCATGATCATATCCAGAACCAGGATGTCCGCCCTGTTTCCCCGGAGGTATTCCACCGCCTCTTCCCCGCTGGAGACGGTATGAACCTGATATCCGATCCGCTTCAGCAATCCGGAGGCAACCTCGCGCTGCTCCGCAATGTCGTCGACCACCAGAACCGATTCCCCGCTCCCCATGTATTGCTCCAGTGGCACCTCCTGCCGGGGGGTGGTCAGCTCCTCCCTGGTGACAGGGAAGTAAAGCGTGAAGACGGTTCCCTCGCCGATCCTTGTCTGTACGTCGATGTATCCGTTCTGATCTTTCACGGTTCCCCAGACGATCGCCAGCCCCAGTCCCGTTCCGCTCCTGCCCATCGTCTTCTTGGTGTAAAAAGGCTCGAATATCCTCGCCATGTCCTCGGCCGGGATGCCCATCCCCGTGTCGGATACCGTCAGGATCGCATAGTCTCCCTCACGGATCTCGTCGTAGCCCCGGACGGGCTTGTCGAGATAGCGGTTTTCCGTCCGGATCGTGACCTCTCCCTGGCCGTCGATCGATTCCGCCGCATTCGACACCAGGTTCATGAGCGTCTTTTCAAGGTGGACGAGTGAGCCCCGGATGTTCAACAGCCCCTCCCGGCACTGCGTCCTGAAGTTCACGCGGGGATGGAACTCCCTGATCTTTTCGAAGACGGCGGTTTTCAGGAAGCCGGAGACCAGGTCGTTCAGATTCATCACATCGGACGAAGAGACTCCCCGCCTGGCCAGGGTGAGGAGGTCCTGGATGATGGCTGCCGCTTTCTCCGTGGACTGCAGGATTCTCTCCACGTGGCCTCTGGCCTTCTGGCCTTCGGGAATCTCCAGCAGCAGCAGTTCCGAATAACCGGAAAGGGCTCCCAGGACGTTGTTCAGATCGTGGGCTACCCCGCCGGCCAGCCTGCCGAGGGCCTCCATCTTCTGGGCACTGTTCAGCCGGGCCTGAAGGGCCTCCCTTTCCGCCTCGGCGGCTTTCCGGTCCGTAATGTCGTAGATCGTAAAGATCGTGGCCGGCTTCCCGTCGTATTCGATGACCGCCGCCCCGGCTTCCGCCCAGCGGATGCCGCCGTTCTTGGTCAGGACGGAAAATTCATAGCGCTCGGGCACCGGTTTCCCCTCCAGTCGCGCCATGGCCCGCCGTCGGATCAGCTCCTTCGATTCCGGGGTCACAAAATCGAGCATGGGCCTGGAGAGGTATTCCTCTTCGCTGAATCCCGACATCTTTCGGGTCATGGGGTTGACGTAGATGAATCGCTCTCCGTCGATGATGGCAATGCCGACGTTTGACGCCTCGGTCATTTTCCTGAATTTTTCCTCGCTGTTGCGCAGCGCGTCCTCGACGCGCTTGCGCTCGGTGACGTTCAGGAGGATCCCGTCAAAAACCAGGCGATCCTCGTGGCGTGTCGGTGTGGACAGGCCCTGGAACCACAGGATCTCGCCGGACGGACGGACGTAGCGGCCTTCGAAATCCCATGATTCGCATTTCTCCACAGCTTCTCTGAGAGAGGAGGTGAATCGGTCGCGGTCCTCTTCGTGAATATGAGAAACGAAATCCTGGTACATGGATTCGACGTCAGCCGGAATCCCGAACAGCTTCATCATGCGTCCGCTGGCATGGCTTATGCTGTATTCACCGCTGTTCTTCGCATAGAACTGGTAGACGACGCCCGGCAGGTTCATGGTGATGCCGCGCAGCCGCTCCTCGTTCTCCCGCAGGGTACGCTCCGTTTCCTTGCGTCGGGTGATGTCCTGAAGCATGAAGATGATGCAGGGTTCGCCTGACAGGTTGAAGGTCCGGGCGGAATACACGCCGCTGCGCACTGCTCCGTCCCTGCGGCGGAACAGGAACTCCCGGTTCATGACGTCCCGGCCCGCCGACAGCTCCCCGGCCATGAAATCCCGATCGGAAGGATCGACCCAGAAATTCATCTCAAGGGAAGTCCTGCCGACGGATTCTTCCCGCTTCCAGCCGATCGTTTCTTCAAACACCGCGTTGACATCGATAATCAGCCCGTCCCGCAACCGCGTAATCGTGATGCAGTCCGGCGCCGTCATGAAAATGGTCGAGAATTTCTCCTCGGATTGGCGGGTACGCTCTTCCTCCTGCCTGCGCCTGCTGATGTCCCGGCACACATTGACAATGCCGAACGGTTTCCCTTCCTTGTCCAGGAGCACGTCTCCATTCACCTCGAAGGGGATGGTCCGGCCGTCCTTCATGACCAGGTTGTATTCCTTGGGCCCCAGCCTGTTGTCCATCATGAGAGTGACATTCATCAGCAGTCTTTCGTGCTCTTCGGGAGGCACGAACCGGAGGATGTTCTCGCCCATGAACTCCTCCCGGCTGTAACCGCTGATTTGAAGGGCATAGTCATTGATGAAGAGAATATTTCCCTCGAGGTCGGTATGGACGATCACGTCCGGGACCGTATCGACCAGCCTTGCATACCGTTCCTCGCTTGCCTCCAGCTCTCTTTTGGCATGCGCAAGTTCGGTTTCCGCCTCTTCGAGTTCGAGGATGCGCAGGCGCAATGCTTCCATGTCTTTTATAAGCTGCGCTTTCGTCTTCCTTTCATCTTTCATCGTTCATTCCCCGGTGAGGGCTGATGATCGGAAAGATCTTGACGCCCGATCCGTTCGGTGTATTCGCTGAACCGTGGAGGGTATCCCGGCACGGGTCGGATGGCCGGGCTTCGGTGACCCCGCTTTTTTCTTGAAAACCAACCTGTTGTATTGTGTGAATGAGAATCCGCAGGATGTCAAGAAAACAGGCATTCGACCGGATCGGCCAATATTGGGGAGGTGAATTCATCCGATGTGCAGTTGGCCGTTGAGAGGGATGCTGGTCCTGGCGGGGGCCGCGCTTCTTTGGTTCGGAGTCGCGGGGCTGCGCAGTGGAGTCGTCCGGGTCAAGGGTGGCAGGTGGATCGGGCGACAGGAATCCCCGCTCCAGTATTGGCTATTCGTGGGAACCTATTTCATAACCGGTGCCGGCGGGATCCTGTTTGCCGTCTTTGCGGGATTCGTCCGGTGAGAAGGACTGCGACCATGCAAAATCGTTTCGAGAGGTCACGAACATGATCATCCGGGAAATCCACGCCAGGTCCGTCCTGTCCAGGTCCCAGGTGTACGACTATGCGGTCAATCCTTACGTCGGGTGCAGCCACTCCTGCAGGTACTGCTACGCCGCGTTCATGAGGAGGTTTACCGGCCACCGGGAAACGTGGGGGGAGTTTGTCGACGTCAAGATCAATGCGCCGGACGTGCTGGCCCGGGAAATCGCCAGGAAACCGGTCGGCCGGGTCTGGGTGAGCGGCGTGTGCGACCCCTATCAGGCCGCTGAGAAGCGGTACGGGATCACGCGGTTGTGCCTTGCGCTCCTGGTGGAGAAGGGCTGGCCCGTGAACGTCCAGACCAAGTCGCCCCTGGTTCTCAGGGACATGGAGATCCTGGAGAAGTCAGACGATGCGGAAGTCGGGTTTTCCATTGCCACGGCGGATGAAAGGCTGCGCAGGCTCTTTGAGCCCGGCGCTCCCCCCGTCCGGGAGAGAATTCACGCCCTGGAGAGCCTTCGGGCAAGGGGAATCCGGACCTATGCCATGATCGCCCCAATTCTGCCCGGCGCCGCGGTTCTGGCCGGCGAGCTGGCGGGAAAGGTCGACTATGTGCTGCTGGACCGGCTGAACTACCATTATGCGGACCGGCTCTATGCGGAACATAAGATGGAATGGGCAAGGAAGGAGCCGTTTTTCATCAGTGAGGGCGGCAGCTTGAGGAAGGGCCTGGAGGATGCGGGCATACCCGTAACCGTTTTGTTCTGACGGTCGACCGGCCCGGGAAGGCTCTACGGACTCCGGGGTGCTCGCCGGACTGTTTTCCCGGTATTCCTCAAAACCTGTATTGCAGCTCCAGGGCCAATTTCTGGCTCGTCGTTTCCCGCCCGCGTTCCAGCCCGTAAGAGGCGGCCAGTGTAACGTCGCCGCCCGTCGTGAGGGTGAAGCCGGCGCCGGCGGTCCAGAAACCCGCCGGTCGGTCGTTACCGTAAACGACAAAGTCATCGGGCTGCGAGCGGAGTCCGGCTGTGAGGGAGCGATCGTCCAGGGGATGGTGATACGCCCAGCCGACCCGGAGCTGCGGCGTGAAAACCGATTTCTCCCCCAAAGGGATTTGCTTCGAGACGGCCACGTCCAGGTGACTGCGCAGCGTGCGGGCCTGGACGGAACCGACGCGCAGGTCGAGGCTGCCGGCCCCTGTTTCACTGAATCCCCTCCGGTACTGGTGCACGTAGTCGACGGCCAGGGAGGGCACGGCGTCCATCATGGCGATCGGCAGCCGGTACCCCAATCGCAGCCGGGGGTTCACCTCCCAGCTCTCGGGATGCGACTCGGCCTCGCGGGCCAGGTATGAGAAGGAGATGGGCCGGGTCGCGTCGCCTGTCGCGTATCCGCCGCTGAGACCGGCCTGAACAAAATAGTCTCGTGCCAGCCAGGCCGCGTACATGCCGAGCCGGGTGTAATCC encodes the following:
- a CDS encoding nitroreductase, translating into MNVSEAIRKRKSIRDFKPDPVPGDILRDILDLACRAPSAMNTQPWKFLVVTGRTLEEIKRENIERLRAGIMPGEEHLIVGWSQDSVYRRRQVELAMQLFQLMGIKREDREERARWIERGFRFFDAPAAVILLTDRALMEGSPILDMGAVMQNICLAALEYGLGTCIEDQGVMYPDVVRKHCGIPDADMIVIAIAIGYPNPGFPANRLESTRESVDSITTWLS
- a CDS encoding PAS domain S-box protein; protein product: MKDERKTKAQLIKDMEALRLRILELEEAETELAHAKRELEASEERYARLVDTVPDVIVHTDLEGNILFINDYALQISGYSREEFMGENILRFVPPEEHERLLMNVTLMMDNRLGPKEYNLVMKDGRTIPFEVNGDVLLDKEGKPFGIVNVCRDISRRRQEEERTRQSEEKFSTIFMTAPDCITITRLRDGLIIDVNAVFEETIGWKREESVGRTSLEMNFWVDPSDRDFMAGELSAGRDVMNREFLFRRRDGAVRSGVYSARTFNLSGEPCIIFMLQDITRRKETERTLRENEERLRGITMNLPGVVYQFYAKNSGEYSISHASGRMMKLFGIPADVESMYQDFVSHIHEEDRDRFTSSLREAVEKCESWDFEGRYVRPSGEILWFQGLSTPTRHEDRLVFDGILLNVTERKRVEDALRNSEEKFRKMTEASNVGIAIIDGERFIYVNPMTRKMSGFSEEEYLSRPMLDFVTPESKELIRRRAMARLEGKPVPERYEFSVLTKNGGIRWAEAGAAVIEYDGKPATIFTIYDITDRKAAEAEREALQARLNSAQKMEALGRLAGGVAHDLNNVLGALSGYSELLLLEIPEGQKARGHVERILQSTEKAAAIIQDLLTLARRGVSSSDVMNLNDLVSGFLKTAVFEKIREFHPRVNFRTQCREGLLNIRGSLVHLEKTLMNLVSNAAESIDGQGEVTIRTENRYLDKPVRGYDEIREGDYAILTVSDTGMGIPAEDMARIFEPFYTKKTMGRSGTGLGLAIVWGTVKDQNGYIDVQTRIGEGTVFTLYFPVTREELTTPRQEVPLEQYMGSGESVLVVDDIAEQREVASGLLKRIGYQVHTVSSGEEAVEYLRGNRADILVLDMIMDPGIDGLETYRRILELHPGQKAILVSGFSETDRVKEAQRLGAGIYVRKPYLMEKIGMAIRAELGRPFA
- a CDS encoding radical SAM protein, encoding MIIREIHARSVLSRSQVYDYAVNPYVGCSHSCRYCYAAFMRRFTGHRETWGEFVDVKINAPDVLAREIARKPVGRVWVSGVCDPYQAAEKRYGITRLCLALLVEKGWPVNVQTKSPLVLRDMEILEKSDDAEVGFSIATADERLRRLFEPGAPPVRERIHALESLRARGIRTYAMIAPILPGAAVLAGELAGKVDYVLLDRLNYHYADRLYAEHKMEWARKEPFFISEGGSLRKGLEDAGIPVTVLF